In the genome of Phacochoerus africanus isolate WHEZ1 chromosome 5, ROS_Pafr_v1, whole genome shotgun sequence, the window TACTTTCCCCCAAATGGCAGTAAGTTTGAATCTTTTAGTTAGTGCTTTGATGAGACACTACTTGTTTCACAAAAATTATTGACTACTTCTTCTAAATAGTATAAATACTAAAATTTCTTCCTATCAATCATTCcttttttctggccaccccatggcacatggagtttcccagccagggatcagatccgagccacagctgtgacctatgctgcacctgaggcaacaccggatccttaacccactgtaccggaccagggatcgaactagtgtctcagctctcccaagatgctgccaatcccactaggccacagcagaaactccaatcATCCCTTTCTTTTACTTGAGTTAATAATCCTTGctacttttataaaaaattaaaaaaacaaaaatacaaattcaaagcTTAGTTTGCAATTGTTCCACTGTGcaatttattctattatttttttttaaaacttcatatttctctttttatacttATATGGGAACAAATACTGAAGTTTTACAGCTCACTTAAAATATAAGTGAGGAACAACATTGACACCTGCCAGACCaatagctgtttttttttaaaggaaatattattaatttaaaaagagagttcCAAAAAGTTTAATAGGATTCCTGGCAATGATTCTTTCTGAAACACAATTATAAAAGGCTAAAAGCCAAAGTATAAATTCCTACtagttttcccttttaaaaaaattcagatgatCTGTCCTATTAAGAAAGTTCAGCGAGTTACCAGGGCCGCAGCCTTAGTCGTCATCAGAATCACTGTCCCTCCTGGCAGGGCCGGAACCACGCACCGAGGAAAGCAGCATGTCTTCTATGGGTTTCTTAGGGTTCTCCTCCAGGCTCGTCTTGATCGCTCCAGACTCGGACAGTTTCCACTCCAACTCTGCCAGACAGAAAGAGCAAATGGCTTAACACACGGTCTGCCCAGGGCCCTCTCCCTCGGGCCCATCAAGCCAGTGTTCTTATAAGCAGACAGTACCATCATCAACATCTGAGGACAATTTAATCTGTGGGTCATAATCATAAGATGCctggaagaaaggggaaaatcaGACccttaagaaggaaaataaaaataccttcaaaCACGTTTTCAGAAGATATGATCAAATGAGATGTTACCTACATCTGAACCTACATGATAACTAAACTAGAAGACGAAGACAAAACCGATCTTCTAAGGACGTGCACGATTTCCCAGGAAAGAAATCAGCATGAAACATGTGAAGGAGATATTTTTCACAGCCCTTCAATCTAACCAGtaaacctaattttatttttcacagtccTACAATCTAATCAGCACACCTAATTTTAGTTAACAaaaggaaattcctttttttttttttcttttgtctttctagggcctcacctgtgggcatatggaggttctcaggctagggactgaatgggagctgtagccgacggcctacaccacagccgcagccatgtgGAATGCAAGACAtggtcagcaacctacaccacagctcagggcaacatcaaatccttaacccactgagtgaggccacaagagattggacccgcatcctcatggatactagtcgtgtttgttagctgagccatgatgggaactacaaaaGGAAATTCTTGAACCTCATATCCAATACCTTGACCTGCTCAAGTCAAAGGCTCAACGGAGGATGACATCCTGGAACTGATACATTTGTTTCAAggactaagaatttttttttaatgtcagaaaaTAATCAGTGACTAAAGGCTTAGTTCCTATATTTCACGCTCTTATAATCAGTGAAACATCACATGGGTGTGAAATCTTGTGAGACAAAATCAGGTGACATGTTTTCCAATGCAGAGAAGACTGAGGGGCTGTATGAGAGAGTCCACAAGAAATAGCCCAGTTTAAATTGAAGCTCTACTAATTAGGAAACTTCCGCTAAAATGTGAAAGCCAATTTTACTGAAGCCATATTAATTCAAGGTGCTCCATAGAGATGAATAACACCGGTATTTTCAGTGCAAGGTCCTTTGGTCcaatgttataaaaataacaaatttcttaaaaaaaattcttaagatttCTGATTTTTAGGAATATATTTAGATTCACATGCATACATAGGTGTaagtgaatgtatttaatgttaTTCATTTATATGCAATAATCATTCTTTTATAAGTTCACTCACACTCAAAGGAGACTCCTTCTAGAAATAAAGACTATAATGACTACTGTACACCTACCTCTCTCCCCTCACAGTATGTGCAAAGACCAAAACAAGAGGCAGGCACATACTTAGTTTGAAATGCTGTTTGCCCCTGAGCATTGGAATAATGCATAACTGGTGTAATATATATGTGggtctatgtatgtatatatgtatatgtttaaacTTAACCCAGTTTAATACATCACATAAAGTTATATAAAGTAGTAAATAAAGTTATACATTAACACGTATTTTTAAAGACTACGAACTAAAGCATAGTTGGACATATCATTGCACTAAAGAGATAAAGAATGCGACTTAGGAGGCCCGCAGGCCTCTGCTTCTCTTGTTCATGTTATGTGTACCTATGTTTTAACACCTTTTTATGTaacaggtagaaaaaaaaaaaaagaagaagacatacCTTTTAGGAGGTAAGAGGCAGAATtccataaatttaatttttttttttatttatttttttttttggccgtggcatgcacaagttcctgggccagggacggaacccaagccacaatagtgacaacaccagatcctaaacggctaggccaccaagaaactctgaaataaactttaatttaaaagatactatTCAACTCAAGATATTTCTACAAAggtttttatatgtgtgtgtttgtataagcATCTGTCACTAATATGTTCATGTGAATTAAACAgaaatgggagtttctgttgtggctcagcagtaacaaactcaactagaattcatgagaatatgggtttgatccctggccttgctcagtgggttaaggatccagcattactatgagctgcagtgtaggtcgcagacagggctcagatctggcattgctgtggctgtagctggccacttcagctccaattcgacccctagcctgggaactttcacatgctgctttaggtgtggccctaaaaaggaaaaaaacaaaaacaacaaccaaaaaaaacccaagaaatgaATGGAGATCCTGTGTGGCTTGGCGGATTAAAGAGCCAcggttgccactgcagtggctagggtcactgctgtggcacaggtttgacccccagcctgggaacttccatatgcaatgaatgcagccaagaaaacaaaacaaaacaaaagttaagAAATGAATGATGTGATCTTGAGCTACGACTAAGAAACATCTTCAACAGTAGGGACAAGTAAAATATGTCATAAACACATGTATTTTGAAGTCCATGGTGCCCCCTGTTAATGAAGAATTATTAGAGCCCAGATGTAACTGCCCCCCAGTGACTCAGCTGAGATGAGATGAAATGTGCTTCTTCCCTTTTGATAACCGCTCACACAGTAGCAAAGATGAAGCTGACAAGTCCTAAGCTAACGTGTATCTAGGAAACAGATCCTCTCATCAGCAAAGGCATCTCCTCGCCATCTCTCACGTGCACTGCAGAGGTCCTTACCATCCATGGTCAGGTTCATGCCACCAAACACCAGCGGTCCAATAAACTGAGCCTTGATATCACCTTCCAGGTAAACAAATATTGTGGGCAGATTCCTATCAGGATAATTGGGTATGCAGGTTGTGGAAATGGCTTTGATAAATTTGACATCAGGAAACTTCCTGGCCAGCCCACTGAAGTGCTGATTTATCAGGGCACAGAGGGGAATCCTATAAAATAGAGAGGCAACTGTGATTCTGCATTTGTACGGAATAAAGCTCACCTACACTGCTGCCCCACATAAAACCTCATCATGATCTAGCAACTGACTCTGCTGAACCAAGATGAACTAACATTCTTTTTAGAAAcagactgggtcaccttgctgtacagtagaaaattgacagaacactataaaccagctataatggaaaaaaataaaaatcatttcaaagtaaaaaaataaaaactatctaATATTTTCAGGCAAGGTTCTTAAAGTCCAACTTAATTTGGCCGAACAATAAGTCAGAAAAACAGCTCCAATGTGAAAgataattgtttttctcttctatatGAGAGGACATTCAAGATTTATAATGTGTGATTCAGGAAGTGTTTCTGGCTCGAAAGAAACTCCTACACGAGCACCAGACTATACAGGATGAGAGGAGACCTGAAGGTGAGAGATGCTGCATCACTGCCATGGACAATTATCACACAGGTCACCCTTGCCATCTACCAGGTGATTCACTGCACAGAATCGTGAAATGCCAGTTTCTCTAGAGGGATAAAGGAGGAATTtaatcacagtttaaaaaaaaaaaaaaaagcatctgccCTGTTACACTGTAAAAAAGATATTCACCTTCGTCACACATATTAATTGGAAagtcttaaaacaaaaattaggcAATTAGGCAATAGGGTTTGGGCAAACCAACAACATAAACACATAAAACactagtaaggaaaaaaaaaaatctccctatgCAGAATAGGCCCGAGATCTTCAAGATGTACatttaaatgaacatttaaagAAGTCATAAGATCAGCTCACCCTTGTTTGTAAAGGTGCAAAATGACCCACAAGCCCTCACCAGCTTTGGTAACTTCTTGAACATAATCCTTTCCTGAGATTTCCAAAACctctccaaatttgttcttcatTTGGGTGGCTTTCCACTCAGCCAGTCTCTGCTGCCTGCACAtcgggaggaagagagagacatcttacacacttacatacacacacacagagcaaccTTTGTCAAGGTCCAACTTGACTGATTTATTTGCCAGGTTTATTAATGTTTCAAAGGCACACATTTCAGTGCCACACAAAACGCCAAGCAGTCCCTCTCAGTGGCTCTAACCTGTACATTTCGATAGCACGTTCGTCTTCCTCATTAAATTCGTCTTCATTATCCTCCAGTTCTTCCAAAGTCATGTCTTCATACGTTTTTACTGAATACCATTgcattggcaaaaaaaaaaaggaatcagaagaTGAACAAGCATGCATTCTGgtttcttccccttctcttttctcctaaaGAAGTGCAGGCAACACCCAAAGACCCCCAGCCtgccaaaaccaaaataaaaagtactcaaggtatggagttctcgtcgtggctcagtggttaatgaatccgactaggaaccatgaggttgcgggtttgatccctgcccttgcaggttaaggatctggcgttgccgtgagctgtggtgtaggttgcagacatggctcggatcctgcattgctgtggctctggtgtaggccggcggctacagctccaataggcccctagcctgggaacctccatatgccacaggagcggccctagaaaaggcaaaaagacaaaaaaaaaagtactcaaggTGTTACACTAGCAATAAGAAGTAGAGGGTGTTTTAAAAGATAGAACTGTGCTGATCTCTACAGACCTGGTCTCTGACCTCCACTCAATAACAAAGGCGTGAATGGGAAGCTTCCcttgtttataaaacaaaagagtTCTGTCTTCCCGTGCTCACCTGCCTGACCTTCAAGCACAGACATACATGGTCAGGTACACGACAGTTCTCACGCCCTGGAGACGTCagtgctgcccccgccccccagcacaTCTTCCCTAGAGTCAAAGGGATTATCACCCATTCCCTGGCCTTTTCTAGTGAGTGGCAGGCAgccttatcttttcttttaatcaactgctataaaaatctctattttgggcgttcctactgtggtgcagtgggttaacctGCTTGGTCTTTGTGGAGGcaccaggttcgatccctgcgtggtacagtgggttaagaatctagcgttgctgcagttgcagattcaatccctggcccaggaatgtccttttgccacaggtgtggctggggtgggggggataatAACCCTATAATCTATATTTTGTTGTTACTGCCATTAACATTCTTGCTTCTTGACACCAAATCCCACTCCCACCCATCACTACCCACACCTGCTCTCATCAAGGTCCCTTATGACTCTGTGTTCTCCACCAGCGGGCACACATGACTGGACCTATCATGGCCTCATCTCCATCTTCCCCAGGCTACCCCTCCTCCCTCAACGGCTGCCCCTCCTTTGGATCCTTTGCTCACTGgactcctttcctcctcctccttttttttttttaatatattttttctactgcatagcatggtgacccagtttgtaagtcagaaagaaaaagacaaacaccacatgatatcacttacatctgaatctaatatatggcacaaaggatcCTTTCCTTCTTAATCTAGACCCACTCCCTCAGTGACTGCAGCTCCCAGCTTTCAACACCACCAATATGCTGACAACTCCCAAAGCCAGGCCTCCGAGGTCCTGTACTCCCCATATTTGAGAAAACATTCCCAACAGTTCACTTACCACCTCtctctgccttaaaaaaaatgttaaagcgATTATGTCCCAAACACAGTTCCCGATCTTCTCTCCAAACCGGCTCCTCCTGAGCCTTCCTCGCCTCGTGGATGGTCACGCCGTTCTTCTGGCCACTCAAGCCCAGACCCTCAGTCACCCTTGACTCAGCCGCTCTCCACCACAGCATGGCACTCCCACCATCAAAACACACCTGCCACATTGGTCCAAGCCAACGGTACCACTTGCCAGCGGTTCCACTGCAGCAGCTTCCAGGCTGGTCCTGCCTTGCCCGCCCACCAGCCCACACTCAGGCAACAAAAGGATGGTGCTGTCTACTCGGAGGACACATCCTTCCTCTGTTCAAATCTCCAATGACGTCCACCTCATTAGGCATTAAAGCCAACATCCGAACTAGAAGCTACATGGTCCCAAATGGTCTGACTCCTAGTTGTCTCTCTGAACCTCCTCCTACCGTCTCCCAGTCCTGCTGGCTTCCTGGCAACTTTTCCAACAAGGTCCATAATGACTTTTTACCTGCTTCTTTCACCTCCTTCAGGTTGACTCAAATGTCACATCCAGTGAGGCCTGCCATGACCTGATGAAGAATTctgcccacccccttcccccattTCCTGCCTCATTTCCCACATTTTACTTATGAATCACTTGCTGTCTGTCTCTCCTGCTGGAATGTAAGCTCCAAGAGGACCAGGAGTTTTGTCTGGCCCTGCACAGCTAAAGCCCCACCACCTAGAAAGTCACTCAGTAAGCATCCACTGGATAAATGGTTTGTACTAAATCTTTCTCTAAAGTAGCTCTAACATGTCAACGAGAGACAAAAATCCTACCCCTGTGACCAATGGTACTCAAACTTTGGTGTGAATCAGAAACTCTCTGAAGCACTGGTTTAATATGCAGatgctagagttcccatcgtggtgtagcagaaatgaatctgactaggaaccatgaggttgccagttcgatccctggcctcgctcagtgggttaaggatccagcattgccgtgagctgtggtgtaggtcgcagacgggcttggatccgatgttgctgtggctgcagggtaggccagtggctacagctccaattcaacccctagcctggaacctccatatgccataggtgcagccctaaaaagacaaaaaataaacaaaatgcagattcctaggccATCCTGGGAGACTGAATCAGTAGGGATTGTGTGTTGCTGTTTTTACAAGCACCTCAAGGGATTCTGTTGCAGGTGTTAGAGCTACATGTAAGAAAAGCCCTCTTTTGACCCCATACATAGCAAACATCTCATGCTTCCCCAAATCAAGCTATCTATTTTAATATTCTCAATCAAGCCACAGAGATAATACAGTACAAGCTCAGGAGAACACAAACACTAAACCTTTGAGCAGATTTCCATGACATTCTCCAAATCAGATCCCAGACCAGAAAGCCAAGACTCAGACCTTTTCTTCAGGGTTATCATGTGCTCATCTGACACAAAGAACTATGGAAACGGAGGGAGCTTTTGAAGTCCCCCTAATTCGAAGGCCTAGGAAACTGAAGCCAGATATGTCCCATGTCTCAACAGAGGTTCCAGAGGCAGCGTCCAGGCCAACAGGCCGATCCCTGGTTCCCGACTTGTGCTCAGAGGCTCTTTCTCTCAATGTGGTCAGACGCTTAGCAAGCTGCTTCCTCAccagacaaagaagaaagaacacgAACAGCTCACCGATGGACTGCTGAAGGGcctgctgctcctcctcttcCGCCTCCTTCTCCAGCTCTGTCAAACTCTCCTTTGAGGGCAAGATGCCCTTTTTCCGTAAGATGTCATTCCACTCAGTGTCTGCGTTGGGGTCCTAGAGCAGGTGGACCAAGGACAGCGTGAGTGCCAGGTCCCCTATGGAGGGCACCACGTTGGGCAAAGGGTCAAATGGGAAAGGTGGTGGGAAGAGGAATTCAAAccaaattatttctgaaaaagtTGTCAAAAGACTCACAGCCCCTGTGCCAATCTTCCTGTCCTCCACTTCCCTCACTCACCTCCACCAAAGAGGCAGTCTTGGGGGTAAAAGTCAGGACCCAACATGCAGGCTGGTGTCAATGCTGATGTCATGGCTCTGACCTGCTTTTGGTTCAGTATTTTCATTAATGACTTGGAGTGATTCAATTGACAGATATTAAGTACCTGCTCTATATAAATTATTGTACGAGGTGGCAGGGAAGCAGGGCAAATGCCAAAGTCACCTATTTTACagtgaagaggaagagacaggcaATGAACAATTAAATATACAAAGAGACAGCTTACAAACTGTGGCAAATGCAATGAGCCCCAGGCTGCTGAGCTAGGGTTACAGGGGCCTGCAGCCCACAGGATGGGTGGTGACAAATTCTCCCAGAAGAGGTGACATTTAACCAG includes:
- the PDCL3 gene encoding phosducin-like protein 3, which produces MQDPNADTEWNDILRKKGILPSKESLTELEKEAEEEEQQALQQSIVKTYEDMTLEELEDNEDEFNEEDERAIEMYRQQRLAEWKATQMKNKFGEVLEISGKDYVQEVTKAGEGLWVILHLYKQGIPLCALINQHFSGLARKFPDVKFIKAISTTCIPNYPDRNLPTIFVYLEGDIKAQFIGPLVFGGMNLTMDELEWKLSESGAIKTSLEENPKKPIEDMLLSSVRGSGPARRDSDSDDD